AGGCGGCATCGCCGGTGGCGTAGTCGAAGCCGGCGCGGATGGCCATGTGCGAGCCGCAATTCTGGGCGAACTTGAGGACGCGGACGTAGGGGAACTCGGCGGCCAGCGCGGCCAGGTGCTGAAAGGTGTCGTCGCGGCTGCCGTCGTCCACGAAGACGATCTCGAAGTCCGTCCCGGGAAGCTGCGTGTGGAAGACCTCGGCGATGGCGGCGCGGGCGGCGCGCACGCTCTCGCCTTCGTTGTAGGCGGGGACGATGACCGAGACCTTCATCGCCGATTC
This genomic interval from Terriglobales bacterium contains the following:
- a CDS encoding glycosyltransferase, producing MKVSVIVPAYNEGESVRAARAAIAEVFHTQLPGTDFEIVFVDDGSRDDTFQHLAALAAEFPYVRVLKFAQNCGSHMAIRAGFDYATGDAA